In Rhodanobacter humi, the following are encoded in one genomic region:
- a CDS encoding copper resistance system multicopper oxidase has translation MKILPPPAMVWSRRRFVQGVAFGGTIAALGLLRPSKAWALTGAGQPAILTGTDFALDIAETPVNYTGRPRLATTVNGSLPGPTLRWKEGTTVTMRVTNRLRVPTSIHWHGIIVPFQEDGVPGISFPGIAPGETFTYRFPVRQSGTYWYHSHSGFQEQTGLYGSLVIDPAGPERNPSDRDYVVMLNDWSDTSPEHIFATLKRQSDYYNFAEPTVPEFFHDVRELGLQKALAKRRMWNQMRMSPADLSDVSGYTYTYLMNGTAPAGNWTGLFKPGEKIRLRFINGSSMTIFDVRIPGLKMTVISADGQDVAPVPVDEFRISVAETYDVLVEPQEDRAFTIFAQSIDRTGYARGTLAPRPGMEAAVPAMDPRMPVSMVDMMGAMAQGTSGHVDMQGMAGMPGMQGMPGMGMGGMAMAAAPVVRHARTEYHNPGVDMHVDMPRTNLDDPGTGLRDNGRRVLTYADLHTLGGSIDKREPSREIELHLTGNMERYMWSFDGVKFSDAKPIHFRAGERLRIVLVNDTMMNHPIHLHGMWSELENPDGQFQVRKHTVNVQPAQRVAYGVSADNLGRWAYHCHMLYHMEAGMFREVVVS, from the coding sequence CCAAGGTGTCGCCTTCGGTGGCACCATCGCCGCGCTCGGCCTGCTGCGCCCGTCCAAAGCCTGGGCGCTGACCGGCGCAGGCCAACCCGCCATCCTCACTGGCACCGACTTCGCGCTCGACATCGCCGAAACGCCGGTGAACTACACCGGCCGGCCTCGCTTGGCCACGACCGTCAATGGCAGCCTTCCGGGGCCGACCCTGCGCTGGAAGGAAGGCACCACCGTTACGATGCGTGTGACCAACCGGTTGCGGGTGCCCACGTCCATTCACTGGCACGGCATCATCGTGCCGTTCCAAGAGGACGGCGTGCCTGGCATCAGTTTCCCCGGCATCGCACCGGGCGAGACCTTCACCTACCGTTTCCCGGTGCGCCAGAGCGGCACCTACTGGTACCACTCGCATTCGGGATTCCAGGAACAGACCGGATTGTACGGTTCGCTGGTGATCGATCCGGCTGGCCCGGAGCGCAACCCCAGCGACCGCGACTACGTGGTGATGCTCAACGACTGGAGCGACACCAGCCCCGAGCACATCTTCGCCACGCTGAAGCGGCAAAGCGACTACTACAACTTCGCCGAGCCGACCGTGCCGGAATTCTTCCACGACGTGCGCGAGTTGGGTCTGCAGAAAGCGTTGGCCAAGCGGCGCATGTGGAACCAGATGCGCATGAGCCCGGCGGATCTCAGCGACGTCTCCGGTTACACCTATACCTACCTGATGAACGGCACCGCCCCGGCCGGCAATTGGACGGGCCTGTTCAAGCCGGGCGAGAAGATCCGGCTGCGCTTCATCAACGGCTCGTCGATGACGATCTTCGACGTGCGCATTCCGGGTTTGAAGATGACGGTGATCTCCGCCGACGGCCAGGATGTGGCGCCGGTGCCGGTCGACGAGTTCCGCATCTCGGTGGCGGAGACCTACGATGTGCTCGTCGAGCCACAGGAAGATCGGGCGTTCACGATCTTCGCCCAATCGATCGACCGCACCGGTTATGCCCGCGGCACGCTCGCCCCGAGGCCCGGTATGGAAGCGGCGGTACCCGCGATGGATCCACGCATGCCCGTGAGCATGGTGGACATGATGGGCGCGATGGCACAGGGCACATCCGGACACGTCGACATGCAAGGGATGGCAGGCATGCCCGGGATGCAGGGCATGCCTGGCATGGGCATGGGGGGCATGGCGATGGCCGCTGCGCCCGTGGTGCGTCACGCCCGCACCGAATACCACAACCCGGGCGTCGACATGCACGTGGACATGCCGCGCACCAACCTCGACGATCCGGGCACGGGCCTGCGCGACAACGGACGCCGCGTGCTCACCTACGCCGACCTGCACACCCTCGGCGGCTCCATCGACAAACGGGAACCCAGCCGCGAGATCGAACTGCACCTCACTGGCAACATGGAGCGCTACATGTGGTCGTTCGACGGCGTGAAGTTCTCCGACGCGAAGCCCATCCATTTCCGTGCCGGAGAGCGGCTGCGTATCGTGCTCGTCAACGACACCATGATGAACCATCCGATCCACCTGCACGGTATGTGGAGCGAGCTGGAAAACCCCGACGGCCAGTTCCAGGTACGCAAGCACACCGTCAACGTGCAACCCGCGCAGCGCGTCGCCTACGGGGTGAGTGCGGACAACCTCGGTCGCTGGGCCTACCACTGCCACATGCTGTATCACATGGAGGCGGGCATGTTCCGCGAGGTGGTGGTGTCATGA